The Solenopsis invicta isolate M01_SB chromosome 3, UNIL_Sinv_3.0, whole genome shotgun sequence region ttaataaataaagtagtaaatagaaacgtagaatactgaatacatttaataatatatccacacaatttttatcacaaatttttaatacttgtaatcttttgaatttaaatattatctttgaagtacttttaatttaaagaacttcagaaataatattgtaatgtgatatCAAGTAATGAAAGCTAAATGGTAACGTGGACTTCCACACCACTTTTGAGGTTCCACGATTGGCGCGTTAGGTTTTTTGAAGTGGACCTTCGCCTAGAGCCATATTATACTACATTAAAGACCTATTTTTTTGGTACATAAagcttaaatagatattttgaagtCATATTGCGTAAGAACACACGTAGATGAAAAGTTACATCTACGTATGATCGTGCGTAATATGAcaacaaattatcatatttttagagcAAGTGCTCGAAGTGTCTCCCTTCTTCCTGCTCACAACGTAAAGCCCGACTCAAGATTGCTTGCTCAAGATGGAAGCGAGCCGATTTCAAAGCTTTATGTACCGTACTCAAACGAACTCCTAGATTCCGCGCTATGGTTCGTATACTGATGGTTGGATCATCAGTAACCATTTGTCGTATTTGCGCGGTATGTATGCGCTGTGGTCGCCCTGTAcggagtataaaaataatgataaaacaatagaatatttaaaattgtattatcaaaaaattttataaatatgaaccTGCAGGCTTAATAGCTTTAAATTGACCGTATGTTCGCTGCCTCGACTCCAGCCTTGCAAACATATTTCGATATGGCTGTCGTCGTTACGGATATCTGCGCGTATAGAGCAACGTAGCTTCTCACGAATCTCTGTCGCACACTGCATAAATCATGATCATGTCACACATTTCATCAAACGTAAAATTGTGAGCCATGGTTGCACGCACGTTCTCTCACACGGGATCGAGACGAGACGACAAAAACAGTTGCAAGAAACAACGAAGAAACAGCAACAATTGAAAATCGACAGATATTTCTTTTCCGAACGTGCGTGCAACCATGGCTCACAATTTTACGTTTGATGAAATGTGTGACATGATCATGATTTATGCAGTGTGCGACAGAGATTCGTGAGAAGCTACGTTGCTCTATACGCGCAGATATCCGTAGCGACGACAGCCATATCGAAATATGTTTGCAAGGCTGGAGTCGAGGCAGCGAACATACGGTCAATTTAAAGCTATTAAGCCTGCAggttcatatttataaaattttttgataatacaattttaaatattctattgttttatcattatttttatactccgTACAGGGCGACCACAGCGCATACATACCGCGCAAATACGACAAATGGTTACTGATGATCCAACCATCAGTATACGAACCATAGCGCGGAATCTAGGAGTTCGTTTGAGTACGGTACATAAAGCTTTGAAATCGGCTCGCTTCCATCTTGAGCAAGCAATCTTGAGTCGGGCTTTACGTTGTGAGCAGGAAGAAGGGAGACACTTCGAGCACTTgctctaaaaatatgataatttgttgTCATATTACGCACGATCATACGTAGATGTAACTTTTCATCTACGTGTGTTCTTACGCAATATGacttcaaaatatctatttaagctTTATGTACCAAAAAAATAGGTCTTTAATGTAGTATAATATGGCTCTAGGCGAAGGTCCACTTCAAAAAACCTAACGCGCCAATCGTGGAACCTCAAAAGTGGTGTGGAAGTCCACGTTACCATTTAGCTTTCATTACTTGatatcacattacaatattatttctgaagttctttaaattaaaagtacttcaaagataatatttaaattcaaaagattacaagtattaaaaatttgtgataaaaattgtgtggatatattattaaatgtattcagtattctacgtttctatttactactttatttattaatttgattaataaatagaaatagtaatcttagtaacaaatgtaatataacaaagtatgcacagctttccccggtaaaaactattctaataattttttataaaatttctcgtttatagaatttaacattcctggttacagtttttctcataatttttatacgaataggaacatttttcagaaatacgtagaaataatacttagaaagtctacatctcttattgttagaacttttcatacacgtacattctgaagtattctgagatttctcatctcacacttttaaaaaaatacttttaacttttttacattttataacgtttcataaaaaattatacaaatgttcggaaaaattatacgaaaaaaatatgagaaaaattttcaccaggggcctgtacgtgtcattcggtcctgcgagatcgcgttcgcgcgctcaaccgaagcagctgtcatctaggaaacgtttagcaaattagcaagctcagtcggtacggcatctacgtatggtaaaaggctggacaaccattaacgaacaccctgtatatatatatatttttttttttacatttatttatatccttTTATACGTAAgatgtatttttctatattattatgtgttcttgcataaacaattttttacctagtctattttattttatttatttattttatatcataatatgtttacttattaaacttatatttaatattaaaaatgatatttatttaatatattagctttattaatatatttaattaattgatatgtttaatacatttgcttcctatatttattttatgttatggatattaaatttgttgtgtCGATAGGTGAGTGAGTAACCGcattttattacatgaaaatatttctcatatgaaatattttaatgtagtaaaatgCGGTTACCCGCCTATCGACAGCGAGACTCGCTGAGCGAGTCGATTAATCGAGACTAGCCGGAACGCCGAGCGCGAACGGCGTGAGCCATGGCTTTCATCCCCACCACCTGACTGCCGCCTGACTACCGTCTCGGACTTGGAAATTGAGACTATTGAAAGAAAGTTTATCCTCCAACATGGTTGTAGCTGGTTgtagtataaatttattaatcttgcatataatttttatgcatttattcTGACTTCAAATCATCATTTGatactttctctctcgtttGATTTTTGGAGACACCACTCTTAGAGGAAGTCCGCAGCCACATGACTAAAGAAAACGAGGAATTTAATAAGCAAAGCGCTGTGACATAATAGAGAATAAAATGACAAATACGTGTGTTGTGtgcaaaaaacaatttattccgTTTGATACATCTCGAAGTTTTCACAAGtaagtttaacaaatattgataaatttattctctgcttaaaaaatacaaaaaaaaacggataagaaataatagaaacgtataaaaatttaatagaaatcttatgtaattttatctgaACCTATAAGtttatatcaaatttctatatatttttatcatttcttattcGACTTTTTAAGCAGGGTTGTTATTCGAAGTGTGTATTACCAAAATACCTTAACCTAAAATTCATATGAAAATGCCAAATATTGttctatatttgatatttattcaaattagcTCCATCATCTTCGATTTTGACTATATTTAATTCTGAATTACTGATTTCCTGTTAATGttgaaatgaaaaagaaatggaTGGAAGCTATTGGTGTGACAACGGTTTGTAAGACAGCCAGCATATGTAGCGACCACTTCTATGAAGATTCATTTCATCAGACTGATGGATATACAATTTTGAGACGTTTAGTATCAACTGCTGTCCCTTTTAATCGAAACGGTCAATTATCTTCACCAATCAACAACGTACCTACTCAAATACTTGATGACATAACAAATCATCAAGATACGACAATAAGTGtcgaaaatacattttcaacaaATACGAATACTAGTGGCTTTGAGACACATAATCATTTAAGATCCAGAAATAGTATTAAAAGGTACattagaatttttgtaaaatttttttactgctgaatattttaaacttaatattttataaaataactgtattattaattgtattattgatatttagaAAATCATCTGTCGTCAACATTCAcccaacaaaattttgttttatggtCGGAAGTCAGTCAGAGTTTTTTCCAAAAGAGCACTTTGCTTCAGATGAAGCTTGGGAGCGATTTGTAAGAGTTATGGCTgctgaaaaatctaaaaaatctgCTATCCATATGAAGttaactaaaaaagaaaaaataaatactaatataagAGAACTAATCAAAATCATGAAAGAGAAACAGTTTTCTAAAGCTGCTGAATGTTTACaggtaaatttgtaattatatgtagCAGTACAGTTTCAATATACATTTCAATCATATATTATGTAATGgaaaaattcatataattttttcctgtaatattatttaatattaataactataattaattttaattaaataattacagttaaatataagtataaatataattaatatacataaataaatgtaaattgtaattatatttcaatcaattgtatttttatgtttaattgtttttatataaaatgtactttGTACTATAATTGAACCATAAAGTGTGTAATTAtgagagaaatttaaatatacaatcattAGCATCATATATTACAGTCCATTGAACTATGTTAATATGCATTGTTTATTTTCACATAGGATGCAGAAATGACTGataaaccaatttttatttcacagggcttattttgtttgaaaatagtcattttaataattgcCAATAGTCATTTAgtcaataaatgttattttttaaacagatttaataaattaaattgtttgaaaactTAAACTTTCCCCattcaaatatataatcttaatatctttatttttaagtttaatttattattttataagtaacgGTACAGTTATAAAAACTGtacattttataagaaatattttaaaaatttaaattttaatcatttttttatattatgaaacgGTTGTGGTtaacttaaaatattcaaaaatttttataactacttttttctcttaattagGAATTACCTGAACGTTTACAAGAATTGATAAttcgaataaaagaaaaacaaactaCGACTGCGTTTCCtgctcaattaaaaaattttgccagATCCTTACATTTTTACTCTCCAGCTGCTTATGAGTTTGTGAGACAAAGCTATCTCAAGTGTTCCCGTCAAATCTCTTAGTAATTGGTtgtcttcaaaaaattataaaccagGTATTTCTGAAGAATTAATAAGACACGTGTCAAACATGGTGAAGCAAGGATTTTAGAAAGGcaaaaagcttatttttaatgttacgagttgttttagcttatttttaatgttacgatttttaatgtttatttgacGAGATGAACATCCATAAATGGAAACATTGAGATAAAAATGCTCACAAATGGAAAGGTGTCGTCGATTTAGGTGGACAGTTGGatgaaattgataataataatgaacttAAGATAGCTACGAAAGCATTAGTTTTTATGCTAGTCTGCATTAATGGGTCGTTTAAAACACTCATTGCACAttacttaattaattctttaacagataaagaaaaagcaatacttttaaaagatttattgataaaacttAGCCAAAGTGACATTGAAGTAGTTAGCACTACTTTTGATGGTGATAAAACACATGTAAGAGCATGTGAAGTATTAGGcgctaattttaattacaaagatAAGAACAATTTTAAACCGTACTTTAAACACCCAAATACTTTAAAACCTGTCTACGTGTTTTTTGATCCGTGTCATATGCTCAAGttagtaagaaattattttgcattaaaaggACCTATAATCAGGcttgggaaagttactttgtaaaaataactagttacagttacagtttctgtcttccaaaaaataactagttaccgttacaagttactgactttaaaaaataactcgttacagttacagttattgaaaaagtaacttaaagttacttttcagttacttttctgtttttttttttgtaatattataaaacattaatcatttaaatacgagacttttactgaagagcatccacgtaaagtcttttctatctttaattgtgtaaagcgttatctacaatagagacttaagcctttaaccttaagaaattaaccaataataattgatttatagaagaatatatgattgtgtttggccaatttcttaaggctaaaggcttaagtctttattatagtctttattgacgacgcataagatgcatgtgacatgtttacatatattaaatattaattacctaTATGTACAGGTAATGAATATGAAAACTATGTgaattatgttctaaattttttgaggataaaggttggtttataatagccgtaatcgtaagaaattggtcaatcatagttgatttataaaagaataattgactatgattgatcaatttcttatggtaacggctattataaactaacTTTAAGACTAAGTATAGAATTTAGACTCAAAGGCATTCTTAGTAACCAATTCTCTGCTGGCTGATTATCACACGTATGTACACGATAGACCAGCcagacgatcacacaacacgcagTGATTCTTCGCGAGCATCCCGGAATCGTACTTGAATATCCGGGCCCTAcaagtacagtcgtgagctaaaaggttgcaacacgttttcttggatggtttttagaatgtagacttgctcctcgatcggcgaacataattggttgaatccacaagtaagaaccaattacgttcgccgttcgatgagcaagtatatatattaaaaaccatcgaagaaaatgtgtttcaatcttttagctcacgactgtatgtacatacaatcgtgtatctacatgtaaataacttgtaaccTATGACTACTGGTACGGGGCTGCcaaatgtataacatataaccGTTCATTGTCACGTGTATCTTTCTAGACAGAACTTTTTCTCGGATCACATCATCTCTCATCATATCATCTCTCTCGGATCACATAAGAAGCATAGAACATAGAATTGTCACTGCATCGAGCAAcagtggctgcgttcagcaaactCAGTGATTGAGTGAGCGCTTACTGCTATTAGTGTATTCTTTTAGGTCTAACCAATCACCAATCACATTAAAGCTGCGTTCGAAAACATCAGTTGAGTACcctcatatatatcattttatccttgtttaccgattgttaaataaagataaaatgatacacgacgccactcgggtgatgtttgcaaatgctatctaaattggcaaatgagtttgaaatatataaagtaactataaaaataactattaatttagttactagttacacaaataatgtaactaagttaagtttatagttacagttgaaaaaaagtaacgaagttaagttacagttaccaaaaacaggtaactctaactgtaacttcgttacaagtaacgagttacttcccatccctgcctataatatatgataaaaaagaaagtattaGTTGGGAATACATAAAAAGGTTACACAATAAGCAAATTAGTGAGGGCTTGCACAGTGCAAGCAAAATACAAGATAGAcatgtttattttcaaaacgaaaaaatgaaagtttcaCTGGCGGCGCAAGTATTAAGTTCAAGCGTATCAAATGCATTACATTTCcttgaatttgaaattaaagataaaaactttgaaaaagcttcatttacagcaaaattttgtaaaacaataaatgatatttttgatgttttaaatgtaaagaacaaattttgtaaGACGCCAGAACGAAAAGCTATTaccaaagattttttttatcccaattcaaaacaaaaattgatggatttattgattaaattgaaaaattaaaaattgatgtaccTGTTGCGagaaaaaacaataacataacGACAACAGACaaagaaaattctataattaataataatcaagtaatacaaaaaatttgtaattcagTCCTTGAAAGCAAATCTGTTAAAACGGGGTTTCTTCGCTTTATTATTTGTCTAAAAAACTTATTTAGTCTTTGTACAGatttgatacaaaataatattgttcaatTTGTTTTAAGTTATAAACTATCTCAGGATCACGTTGAAATGTTTTTTGGTTTAATAAGAAGAATGAATggttataataataatccaaCAACAGTACAATATCAATCTGCTTACactaaattattagttaataatatgaATGTTTTAGTATCTACTTCAGCGAACT contains the following coding sequences:
- the LOC113003019 gene encoding uncharacterized protein LOC113003019; this translates as MTNTCVVCKKQFIPFDTSRSFHKFPVNVEMKKKWMEAIGVTTVCKTASICSDHFYEDSFHQTDGYTILRRLVSTAVPFNRNGQLSSPINNVPTQILDDITNHQDTTISVENTFSTNTNTSGFETHNHLRSRNSIKRKSSVVNIHPTKFCFMVGSQSEFFPKEHFASDEAWERFVRVMAAEKSKKSAIHMKLTKKEKINTNIRELIKIMKEKQFSKAAECLQVNL